Proteins encoded in a region of the Phacochoerus africanus isolate WHEZ1 chromosome 8, ROS_Pafr_v1, whole genome shotgun sequence genome:
- the LOC125134074 gene encoding 40S ribosomal protein S29-like: protein MGHQQLYWSHPRKFSQGSRSCHICPNQHGLMWKYGLNMCRQCFHQYVKDIGFIKLD, encoded by the coding sequence ATGGGTCACCAGCAGCTCTATTGGAGCCATCCGAGAAAATTCAGTCAGGGTTCTCGCTCTTGCCACATCTGCCCAAACCAGCATGGTCTGATGTGGAAATATGGCCTCAATATGTGCCGCCAGTGCTTCCACCAGTACGTGAAGGATATTGGCTTCATTAAGTTGGACTAA